In the genome of Actinomycetota bacterium, the window CGTCGACGCCGATCGTGCCGGTAGTCGCCAGCGTGAGTTGGTCGGCGGCCATCGCGACCTCACGAAGATCCGTCCCGATCGCCTCGACGAGCGCGGTCGCGGCCTCTTTCGTGATCGTCCGATGCCGGTTCTTCAGGAACCGCTGCACCCAGTCGGCAACTCCCCACGGTTTCGGCGCCTCCACTTCGACGACGTCGGCGGAGGTACCCAAAGCCTTGCGCAGTTTGGCGGAGCCGCCGACGACCAACGCGACCGCGATCCCGTCAGGCGGGGCAGCCGCCCAATCCGCGAGATGACCGGCCACGCCCTCGAGACTCTTGGCGTCCCCTCGCACGACCACGAACCGCCCATCGCCAAACAGCGACGGCGTGTCGATGGCGTAAAGCACTGCCTGTGGATCCTCGGCCGAGATCTCCTCGATCGAATATCCCTCGGCCGCCCAGTGCGCGCGCACACGCTCGAGTTCCAGCGATGCCAGAAACTCGCTGCCGGAAGCAATGAGGGTCAGTGGTTTCAGGGAACTTCCTTTCGGTGGTGGCACCGAACGGTACGCGGCCACCGCCGGGGCATCAAGCCGGGCAGCCTCAGATGGCGTTGAACACCCAGAGCGCTTGCGCGCCGGCCTTGAGCACGACGCGCGCGCCGGTTGTTCCCGACGGGATCTTGCCTTGGTCGGTGCCGATCTCCTGAGCGCAGGACAACACGACGGTTCCCTTGAGGAAGCAGACGTCCATGTCCGGAGTCACCGTACTCTGCACGGTGACCAGGGACGGCGACCCCGGCCCGAGTCCGTCCCAGGGTACGCCCGCGTCCGTCACTTGCTGCGGTGGAAGCGCGAAGACCCCCGAGACCGCGAAACGCCGCCCAGCGCACGTCGAGGAGATCGCAAAAGTCTTGGAGGTCGTGCCCTCCAACTCCTGTCCCCCGGCACCGACCGTCAGCACGCCGGTCGCGTACGCGCATCCGGCCACGAAGCGGTTGACCGGAGATCCGATGTTCCAGTGTGTGGCGAGGTAGCTGCCGGCCGTCGGATTCGGGTGGAAGTAGTCATCGTGTCCGCAGTCGAACCGCACGGTCGAACAACGGGTGTCGGAGT includes:
- the holA gene encoding DNA polymerase III subunit delta, whose translation is MAAYRSVPPPKGSSLKPLTLIASGSEFLASLELERVRAHWAAEGYSIEEISAEDPQAVLYAIDTPSLFGDGRFVVVRGDAKSLEGVAGHLADWAAAPPDGIAVALVVGGSAKLRKALGTSADVVEVEAPKPWGVADWVQRFLKNRHRTITKEAATALVEAIGTDLREVAMAADQLTLATTGTIGVDAVARLFRGVESQLFTFLEAVLKRDRPAALRHLGSIMREEHPLVVLSALAKQFRALTVAPEAGRAPAASLAKDLDVSVGYVNRAVKNARNFTAAEIRRAFRLLADADFALKGGERGEDLPGELVMETLVAEICGSSTAPVARRRSH